The genomic region GTCAACATTCCCGCACCTCCCGGTGTTTCGACGGAGCGAAGCATGGGGCGGAGCACGGCAGGGCGACGGTAGTCCCTGTCCGGAAGGCGGGCCTATGACGGCCGGGAGGCAAACCCCCCGGCCCAGGTGAGCCGGCGGCGAGCCGCCGCAATGGCGGCGAAGCGTGCCGAGCCGCGGTGCCGAGAAACAGCTTCTAAGGCAAGGCACCGGGAGACCGTACCGCAGACCGACACAGGTGGGCGAGCTGAGAATGCGAAGGCGTACGGACGAACTCACGCTAAGGAACTCGGCAAAATGCATACGTAACCTAGGGAGAAGTATGGCTCCCCGCAGGGGGAGCCGCAGAGAAATGGCCCATGCGACTGTTTACCAAAAACACAGGTCCATGCGAACCGGCGACGGGAAGTATATGGACTGACACCTGCCCGGTACTGGAAGGTCAAGGGGAGCCGTCAGCCTTCGGGCGAAGCGGCGAACCCAAGCCCCAGCAAACGGCGGCCGTAACTATAACGGTCCTAAGGTAGCGAAATTCCTTGTCGGGTAAGTTCCGACCCGCACGAATGGTGTAACGACATGGGCGCTGTCTCGGCGTGAGGTCCGGTGAAATTGAAGTCCAGGTGAAGATGCCTGGTACTCGTGGTTAGACGGAAAGACCCCGTGAACCTTTACTCCAACCCGGCATTGGGGGCTGGGCAGGGATGTGTAGGATAGGTGGGAGGCAAGGATGCCCGGGCGTCAGCCTGGGCGGAGCCGCCGGTGAAATACCACCCTTCCCTTTCCAGCCTCCTCACCCGCGCCGTGAACCGGCGCGGGGACCGTGCCAGGCGGGGAGTTTGACTGGGGCGGTCGCCTCCGAAAGCGTAACGGAGGCGCGCGAAGGTCGCCTTGGGATGGTCGGGAATCATCCTGCAAGTGCAAGGGCACAAGGCGGCTTGACTGCGAGGCGTACAGGCCGAGCAGGTACGAAAGTAGGTCCTAGTGATCTGGCGGCAGCGAGTGGAAGCGCCGTCACTTAACGGATAAAAGGTACTCCGGGGATAACAGGCTGATCTTGCCCAAGAGTTCATATCGACGGCAAGGTTTGGCACCTCGATGTCGGCTCATCGCATCCTGGGGCTGGAGCAGGTCCCAAGGGTTTGGCTGTTCGCCAATCAAAGCGGTACGCGAGCTGGGTTCAGAACGTCGTGAGACAGTTCGGTCCCTATCTGCCACGAGCGTAGGAAGTCTGGGGGGAGCTGCCTTCAGTACGAGAGGACCGAGGTGGACGGACCTCTGGTGTACCGGTTGTCGCGCCAGCGGCAGGTGCCGGGTAGCCACGTCCGGAAGGGATAACCGCTGAAAGCATCTAAGCGGGAAGCCCGCCCCGAGATGAGACTTCCCATCCCCCCCTGTGGGGGACTGAAGGAACCAGGGAGAATACCTGGTCGATAGGCCGGGGGTGGAAGCGCGGCGACGCGTGCAGCCCACCGGTACTAATCAGCCGTGAGGCTTGACCATATTGTCGTTGCGGTCCCCCGCAGGGCCAAGGCCGGGTGTACCAGGGACTCTCCTGGTGCCCCTGGGCGTTGGCCGGGTCCGGTGGCGATGGCGGGGCGGGCACACCCGTTCCCATCCCGAACACGGAAGTTAAGCGCCCCTGCGCCGATGGTACTGCCTTCTGGCGGGAGAGTAGGCAGCCGCCGGACCCCTTTCTTTTTCCCTCCTTTTCGTAAGTTTTGGAGGGGCTTAGACCTGATTTGACATAGCTATGTCAAACATGGCGTAAGTTTACTTGGTAGCAATGGCAGAGTGGATACACCCGTTCCCATCCCGAACACGGAAGTTAAGCACTCTCACGTCGATGGTACTGCCTTCGGGCGGGAGAGTAGATAGCTGCCAAGTTTTTTTTTGCTTTTCGCAGACGCTTTCCGCATACTGCTTGTTCATTTCATGAAACTGCATTAAGATAGTAACCCGATAAACAACTAGGAGTTACCATGCAGATATCCTTGCATAACCTGAAGCGAATTTATGGAGATTTACACGCTGTAGATGGTGTGTCTCTTGAAATTCCAAGCAACACGGTCTTTGGAATCATCGGGAAAAGTGGTGCCGGTAAATCTACCTTGGTCCGATTGATAAGTATGCTGGAACGCCCTGATGAAGGTCAGGTATACTATGATGCAAGGCGTGTAGACGATTTACCTAAACAGCAACTGCTGTCCCAACGGCGTCATATCGGTATGATATTTCAGAATTTCAATTTATTTTCTTCACGGACGGCTGGTGGAAATATTGCCTATCCTATGGAAATCCAAGGAATGGGCAAGGAAAGGATTCGTGCCCGAGTCAAGGAACTGTTGGAATTGGTTGAACTCTCAGGAAGGGAAGATGCACCGATAAGTACCCTTTCCGGCGGGCAAAAGCAGCGGATTGCCATTGCCAGGGCACTTTCCATAAATCCAGATATATTGTTTTGTGATGAGGCGACCAGTGCCCTTGACCCTCAGACTACCCATTCAATATTGCAGCTGATCAAGGACATACAGCAAAAAATGTCCCTTACTGTCGTGATGATTACCCATCAGATGGAAGTAGTACGGGATGCCTGTGAAAAAGTTGCTGTCCTGGACAATGGCAAAGTTGTGGAACTTGGAGACGTCGTTGATATTTTTTCCAATCCGAAAACCGAAGTTACTAAAGATTTCCTTGCCCATCTTTCCAACAATCAGCAAGATTTGATCCGATGGGGAGAAGGCGGAGCTTTTACGCTTCGTTTCCAAGGAAAACTTACAGATGAACCGGTACTTTCAAGAATAACAAAAAAAGTTGATGTTGCATTCAATATACTTGCAGGTGGCGTACAGAATGTCGGCAGTAGCCATGTCGGCACCATGATCTGTGATATTGAGGGAAGTACGGAGAATGTCCACAAGGCTGTTGAAGCACTGCGGAAAGAAGGAATCATCGTAGAGGAGGAAAAGAAATGAGCGAACTATGGATGCTTGTATGGACAGCTACATGGGAAACCTTTGGTCATGGTTTTCTTTTCTACTCTTTTTTCTCTTGTGATTGGTCTTCCTTTGGGTGTCTTGCTTTGCATTACTGCTCCAGAGCAACAGGGAGGCATTATTCCGCATGCCATACTCAACAATGTATTGGGACGGATTGTAAATGTACTCCGTTCCTTTCCTTTCATAATATTGATGATTCTGCTTTTTCCTCTTTCCCGTCTTATTTTGGGGACTTCAATCGGGACAAGAGCTGCAATCGTACCTTTGAGCATTGCTGCTGCTCCTTTCGTTGCCCGTGTCATTGAGTCTGCCCTCAAAGAAGTTGACCCGGGCATGGTGCAGGCTGCAAAAGCCATGGGATCGACAAATATGCAGATTATTGTCAAGGTCTTGTTGCCTGAAGCAATGCCGTCGTTGGTCGCCGGCATTACGCTTACCATTATCAATCTGATAGGCTATTCAGCTATGGCCGGAGCCATCGGGGCAGGCGGTTTGGGTGATTTGGCAATCCGCTATGGCTACCAGCGGTTCCGTGCCGATGTCCTGTTGGTCTCGGTCATTGTCATTTTGGTGATGGTTGAAGCCTGCCAAGTAGTCGGAGATTATCTGGTAGCTCGGTTGATGGCGAAAAGATAGAATTTTTAGGTACCTTGCTGACATGTGCAGCAAGCGTACCAAGGATGATATCCATGTAAAAACAAGGCGATTTAAAGAAAAGGGATACGTTACTTTGCCATTTCTTTTTGTCAGATGTGCTCGGAACGACAAAAGTTTGTAGCATTGAGGTCTTGCATATTATTACAAATCTCGCTAAATTCGAAATAACCTATTGGTAGAGGAGGACAGCTATGGTTTTCTATGTAGACGATACATTGATGTGCACCCTGTCTCTTCTTATGATGCCCGTTTGGGCATAAACTTATTCATATACCATAGGAATCAATTCTGTTCCAGATAAAAACAAAAATATTCACATGATGTGAGGAGGATGCCGGCAGAGCGGGTAGTACTGCCTTTTGTCGGTCTCGATACAACTGTTTCCCCTTGGGGAGAATCAACATGTTAGGAGAGAAAAATGAAGAAAAGTGTGGTTGCCATTGTAGTGGCATTGTTTGCCAGTGCAGCCTTGTTTGCCAATGGTGCGGCAGAAACCAGCCCTTCTGCTGCTGGTGCAACGACTGGACCTACGGAGCTTAAGGTCGGTGCGACGCCATTGCCGCATGCTGCATTGTTGAATTTGGTCAAGGACCAGCTGGCTCAGGAAGGAGTCAACCTGAAAGTCATTGAATTTACTGATTATGTTACGCCGAACGAAGCTTTGGCAAGTGGAGAGCTGGATGCAAATTATTTCCAGCATTTGCCGTATCTTGAGACTTATAACAGGGAACATGGGACAAACCTTGTCAGTGCAGGAGGTATTCATATTGAGCCGCTTGCTCTTTATTCGAAGAAATTCAAATCTCTTGATACCCTTCCTGACGGGGCAAGTATTGCAATTCCCAATGATCCTACCAATGAAGGCAGGGCTTTGCTGCTTCTGCAGAGTGCCGGTTTGGTCAAGCTCAAGGACAACGCAGGATTGGAAGCAACTCCGTTTGATATAGCAACTAATCCGAAGAAACTGAAATTTCAAGGAAATTGAAGCAGCTTCTTTACCCAGGGTATTGCCTGATGTCGATGCTGCAGTCATCAACGGAAATTATGCAATTCCTGCAGGTTTGGTGGCAACCCGTGATGGTTTGTACGTAGAAGGTGCTGACAGTCCATATGTCAATGTTGTAGCCGTACAGAAAGGCCATGAAAAAGACCCCGCCATCGTCAAGCTTGTAGCAGCGCTTCACAGCCAGATTGTAGTTGATTGGGTAGCCAAACAATATCCGAACGGTGAAGTCGTACTGGTCAAGTAGCAAATCTGTCATGTTATGCGATTCCCCTGGTTGTACCGGGGGGATTTTTTTTAGTTGTCCCAGATGGTATCATGGATGGCATGGAAATCATGTCTGTTGTCTTTTTCTGTATCATATTGTTGATCTTGATCCTTGTGGTCCGGCTTTCTTTGCGCGGGAAGAGCCATGAAGAAATCCAGCTCCTTCTGAAGGAAAATTCCCAGACGAGGACAGAACTCCGTCAGATGCTTGAATCCCAACGTACAGCCCTTGCTACACAGGTAAGTGATTTGGAAAATCGTCTTTCTGGTACCCTTGTACAGGTAGAAGGAAAGAATGACAAACTTGCTGATACTGTTGCCTTGCAGCTTGAAAAAATCCGCATTGACAACCAGACGCAATTGGATGAAATGCGCAGGACTGTCGATGCCAGATTGACTACCACTCTTGATTCCCGGTTAGGTGAATCATTCAAGATCGTCAGTAACCAACTGGAAGTGGTCAACCGTTCCTTGAAAGAAATGCAGAGCTTGGCCGATGGCGTGGGCGATCTGTCCCGGTTGCTCGGAAATATCAAAACCAGAGGTAGCTGGGGAGAACTCCAGGCACAGAATCTGCTTGATGAGGTTTTTGTTTCTACGCAGTATGAAAAAAACGTAGAAACAAGGAAAGGCAGTGGGCAACGTGTTGAATTTGCCCTGAAACTTCCCGGAGAAAAGGATATACCTGTTTATCTTCCTATTGATGCCAAATTTCCAAGGGAAGATTACGAAAGGCTACAGCAGTCGTTGGAAACAGGCGATCAGGAGGGTTGCCGTGTTGCCAGGGTCGCTCTTGCAAGACGTATGAAGGAAGAAGCGAAAAAAATCAACGGCAAATATCTTGACCCTCCTGCTACTACGGATTTTGCAATAATGTATCTACCTATAGAAGGCCTTTATGCCGAAGTGCTGAATATCCCGGGATTGGTTGATGACCTGCAGAGGGATTTCAAAGTCGTACCAAGTGGCCCTACTACTTTTCTGGCTCTGTTGAATAGCCTGCAGATGGGATTCCGTACCTTGGCCATAGAAAAACGCAGTGAAGAAGTCTGGAAGGTACTTTCTTCGGTCAAGAGTGAATTCTCCAAGTTCGGAGAACAAGTTGAAAAAGTCCAGCAGAAACTTGTTGCAGCGTCCGGAAGTGTTGAACAGCTCGGTAGGAGAACAAGGGTCATGAACAGTAGGCTGAAGGATGTGGAGCTGCTGGATGAAGCTGGAGACAATGAACCTGCAGAGGTACAGTAACGGCTGGATATTGCACAGCCGCCGGTTTTCTGCTAGAAATATGGATATTGATACAGAGAAAGGAAATCTGATCTGCTAGTAGCTGGCATAGGCTGGCGGCAGGTTTGAACCTGTTCCTATCATATTTCAGAGGTAGCAATGAATAATGAGATTTGTTTGAAAGGAAGGAGCTATTTGTCCCTGAAGGACTACACGACTGAAGAAATACTTTATCTTCTTGATTTGGCAAAAGAACTGAAAGACAAGAAGAAAGGAAAGAAATTCGACAGCAGGTTGAAGGGAAAGCTTCTGAAGGGCAAGAATATCGTACTTATCTTTGACAAGACTTCTACCAGAACTCGCTGTTCCTTTGAAGTGGCTGCCTATGATGAAGGAGCCCACGTAACTTTTTTGACGAACAGCCAGATGGGCAAAAAAGAATCTATTGAAGATACTGCAAGGGTACTGGGAAGACTCTATGATGGTATTGAATACAGGGGGTACAGCATGGAGCTGGTCAAGAACCTGTATGTGTATAGCGGTATTCCTGTCTGGAATGGCCTTACTGATGATGATCATCCGACCCAAGTCCTGGCGGATTTTCTGACGGCCCATGAACATTGTGGCAAAAAATACTCCAAGATGAAGATGGCCTATGTCGGAGACGGAAGAAACAATGTGTCCAATGCTCTGATGATCGGTGCAGCAAAAGTAGGCATGGATTTCAGCATTGCGACTCCGAATGCTTTGCAACCTGATGCTAGTCTGCTTGCTGAGATGACCGAGGTGGCACAGAAAACCGGATCGACGATTTCGGTAACTGCAGATCCTATGGAAGCCGTCAAGGATGCGGATGTCATCTATACTGATATCTGGGTTTCAATGGGAGAAGAAGACAAGATGAAGGAAAGGATCAAATTGCTCAAGCCTTATCAAGTAACCATGAAGTTGCTTGAAGCCAGTGGGAATGAGAAAGTCCTTTTTGAGCATTGCTTGCCTTCTTTCCATGATACAAATACCCAAATTGGAAAAATGGTTGCAGACACGTATGGATTGAAGGAAATGGAAGTCACCGATGAAGTTTTCCGGTCAAGACATTCCGTAGTCTTTGATGAAGCAGAGAACCGTATGCATACCATCAAAGCTGTCATGGTTGCAACGATGAGTGACAAACTATACAGATAGAAAATTGACTGAGGAGGAACGACGGCTTGATGCCGTCTGTTACTCCTGTTTTGATAGGATCTGGCTGCTTATTTCTCCGATAGGCGAACAATAGGGAGATATTTCTTTCTTTCTGATCTTTTCTTTATAGGTTGTCGGAGAAAAACCAGTGATTCTTTTGAATTCTTTTGCAAAATAATTGGGAGTTGCGTATCCGACCATCTGGGAGATTTCTTCCACTGAAAGGTTCCTTCCTTCCAGTAGGGATGCAGCTTTGTCCAGTCTGAAAAAAATCAAATAATTTTTCGGCGGAATTGAGATGGCATGCTTGAAAATCAGATATAGATGTTTTCGGCTGATGCCGATATTGTCTGCAAGGTTTTCTATTGAGACATTTGTTCTGTAGTATATTTCAATGTATTCCAATGCCTTGATGAAAAAATAATTGTCTGAGTATTTTTCCGGATACGTTGTTTTGTAACAGTTGTCAAGTAACAATGCAAAGATTGCATAAAGGTTTGAGACCATCGTGCAATATCGGTTTGCTGGTTTGTGAGCTGCTGCATTGATTTCCCCGAAATGCATCCTGATTTTGTGATCTGATGTATCATATGAAATGGGGTAAACAGGCGTTATGCCGCCGCGCAGCAGGTAATGTTCGATCATATAACCGGAAAAACCGACCCAAGAGAGAGAAAGTGGATTGTCGGCATCAGGAATGATGTTTGTTTCGGAGAGCGGAAAAACAATGAAGATGGTTTCTTCAGAAAGGGGAAAGGAAACTGTGTTTGTCTTGAGCATGCCCTTTCCCTTGTCTACCATATACAGACCATAATAAGAAAGATTTTTCTTCTGTTCAGTAGAGATGATTGAAGTCCCGCATGTATTCAGGTTCAGGACCAGATTTATGCGGTCAGGAGCGCTTCTGTAATTTATTTCTTTCCTATCCATGGTCGTGCGGCTGTTTCTCCATATCGAAAAGAGGATGCATATACAACAACCTGCCTTTCCCCTCATAGAAAGAAAGGCAGTATCCATATATCCAGCATATCACCGGATATCAAAGACTTGAACCGGTAGGTTTGGTTTTTTGTCCTGTTGTTGGATTATATTTCTATTTTGCTTTACTGATCAAAGTCTGTACATTGTTCTTTGTCAGTATATCGATGCCTGAATTGACAGTTTTATCGACTGTTTGTCCATTAAGTAATTTGATTGCAGCTTCTACGGCAAGCGTTCCCATTTTATTTGCACGCTGTGCAACATCTGCATAAAGAGTTCCGTCTGCTACTGCCTGGATACCTTGTTTTTCTCCGTCAAAGCCCATGACCCTAGCTTTGCATCCGGCTTGGATGCAGGCCCTGGCAGCACCGAGTGCCATGTTGTCATTTGCGCAGAATACAATATCGACATCAGGGGTTTTTTCAAGGATATTCTGCATGGTGTTGAATGCCTTTTCCTTGTCAGAATATCCAGGTTGATACGCAACTATCTTATAACCTTTTGCCGTATAGATAGTACTGGCTCCCTTGGCTCTGTCTCCACATGAAGGATTACCTGGTGTTCCTTCCATGATGACGACGTTGGCAGTAGGTTTGTTCCAATTGTCAATCATGAACTGCGCTCCCTTGCATCCCGCATCATAGTTTGCCGTACCGATGAACGTGTCGTAATCTTTGAAATCATCCGGCATGGGTGTATCGATGATGATAACTGGGATGCCGCTTTTCTTTGCTTTCGAGATTACAGTCTTTGCTGTCTTCGGCTGTGATGGAGCGACGATCAAAGCATCAGGATGCGTGGCCAGTGAGTCTTCAACCATGTTGATCTGCTGTATGATATTGTCTTCCTGTGGTGGAGCGAGTATATCTACTTCTGCTCCTGCCTTTGCCGCAGCTTCCCTGCATCCGGCAGCTACCTTTTGCCAATGTTCCTCACTCAGTGTCTTCAGCACTACGGCAATGTGTATTTGCTTTTTTGTGTCTGTCTGCTTGCTTTCTGCTTCTCCGTTGGCAAAAGCAAAGGCAGAAGAGAGCAGTAGCAAAGGCAAAAGCAACCCTATAGTCCTTTTCATATTTTCCTCCTATAAAAAGTCAATAGTTTCTACGGAAACTATCAAGCTCCGTTTGTTTTCTCCTCATAGGAGACCTTACCTTTAGGCCCCTATGACCTCCTCCGCACTCAGTGACCCCCCGACTTCCCTTACCATCAGGGATTCGTCGAACGGCCTCCTGCTGTTCAGGATCGCAAAGATGACCCTCGCCAGCTTACGCGTCGTGGCTATGATGGACTTCCCCGACCCCTTCGTTTCCTTCATCCTTCGGTAAGCCACCATCAGCCGCCAGCTGCCCGTCTTCTTGGACAGCCGCAGCATCCCCATCGTCGCCTGTACCAGCGCCGTGCGCAGCATCTGCGGCCCGTGCTTCGTTATCCTCCCCAGCAGGACCGTGTCGTTCGAGTTGTGTACCGACGGCACCAGCCCCGCATACGAGGCAAACTTCCTGAAGTCTCCCCCGAACCGTCCCTGCAGGTCACCCGCATAGGCCGCAATCGTCATCGCCGTGACCGCGCCGATCCCCGGCACCGTCCTGAGCAGCGCCACGTCCTCGTTCTCCCCGGCCGTCTCGGCCAGCTGCTTCTCCACTGCCTTGATTTGCTCCGCCAGGTCGTCTATAATGCCGAACAGAAGCTTGAGCGAAGCGGCGGCGGTCTGCGTGAATCCATGGTCTTCGAGATCTTTCAGCAGTCCCTGCCGCTTCCTCTTGCTCTGCAGCTGGCTGTGCCTCGTGTCGACCCCGTAGCCGAGCATCATCCCGTGGACCTGGTTCTTCACCTTCACCTGCGTGCTCACCAGGATGCTCCTGGCCTTCAGCAGCCGCCTGGCCTCCTCGCTCTGCTGGTCGCACAGGTGGCTCTGCGGGAGCATGTCCTTGTACAGGTAGTAGGCCAGCGTCCTCGCGTCGTTCCTGTCGTTCTTGCTCGTGCTCTCGCTGATGACCTTGAACCTGTTCGTGTTCACCACCGTCACGGCAAAGCCTTCCTTCTCGAACCTGTTCTTGAAGTACCGGGCGTTGCCCGTCGTCTCCACGGCAAGCCGTACCGGGCAGCCGTATGCCTCCTGCAGGCCATGCAGCCTCGCTGCCAGCTGTCCCAGCCCGTCATGCCCCCTGGTGACGTATGCCTTCTCCTCCACGGGCCTTTCCTCGTCTCCGTCCGCAAGGACGCATACCGTCACCTGCGTCTTGTGCAGGTCCACGCCTACGTCCAGCCTCTCCGTCCCTTCTTCCATGCCGTTTGCCATATCAGGCCTCCTCGCTTCAGTTTCCGGGCAGGACGGCTTCCGTTCGGTGATTCCTTCCAATCTCCTATCCGGCCTCAGCCGCATCGCTGCGGCGGACCACTGAGTGATTCGATGTAAACCCTTCCATTCTCCTTTGCGACATCAAGTGCCATTAGATATGCCGGACTTGCATCTCAGCCTTCCTGCCTGTACCTTCCAGTATAGACCCTCCAGCTCCTAGGTAATCACCAACTATTTACTTTTTATCACTCCTCCTTTTTGCAATACAAACCTTACCTGTTGCCTGAAAGGCAAGGTTGATATTATTTTATTTCCTTTTGTTGTCTATTGTTGTTTTAGCAGTATTTCATAATGGCCCGTACTGCAGATGCTGTGTCGGCCTTAGGGAAAAGCTCAAATCCCAACCGTCCTCGATAGCCGTTTGCCTCCAGCGTGCTGACTATCGCACCATAGTTGATTTCACCTGTCCCCGGTTCATGTCTGCCTGGGGCATCCGCAATATGAATATGCCCGATGGTATCACAGTAGGTACTGATGGTGTCACACAGACAACCTTCATTCAACTGCATGTGGTAGACATCATAGAGAATATGCAATTTGTTTGATCCTATAAGCCTGATGATTTCTGCTGCCATCTGAGTATGCTTGAGAAAATTACCAACATGATCGACTTTGACATTAAGGGCTTCTAGGTTCATTGATATGCCGGAACTTTCGGCAATTTCAGCACATTTCTCCAGCGTTCGGTACATTGAGCAAAGTTTGACGGTATCAGAGAGGTCATCGTAATGGTTGACCACAAATCCACCTTCTCCCAAAGCATTGGAATGTATAGTTACCGCACTAGCTTTACACTGACAGGCAAAATCGACTGATTGCCTGAGATATTCCAGGTATTTATCGAAATGTGTAGGATCGACCAAGGAATAGTCAGCATCTCCATTGAAGCCGTTGATTGCAACTCCGGCAGCTTCGGCCAGTTCCTTTAATTCCTGTGGATTCTTGTTTCTCCAATCCCAGAATTCAATGGCCGCAAATCCATCTTTTGCTGCTGCCGAGAACCTTTTTTCAAAGGGAATTTCCGTATAAAGGGTATCAATGCATGCACATTTTTCCAGACTCATTCTTCAACCTCCGATATTTTCACAGGCCTGTGTTCTTTCAGAGACCTGTTTGCAGCTGTAGCCATCAGTATGGGATAAAGACCTTCTTCCCCTGGGACCGGAACTTCCGTACCATTGATAAGTGCAGTGGCAAAAGCTTTCATTTCTTCTACGAAAGCAGCTGCGTAACGATCCCACATGACCGTATATGTATGCTCACACAGTGTCGCTTTTCCTTTGGACACAACTGCCGTATCGGGAAGGTCGTTCGTATCGTATGCCATGCCTTCCGATCCAAGTACTTCTACCCGTTGGTCATAACCATAGACAGCCTTCCTACTGTTGTCAATTATAGCGATTACGCCATTTTCAAATCTGACCATTGCGGCGGCAGTATCGACATCTCCCGCTTCTCCAATTGCGGAATCTATCAGTACAGCTCCGTCAGCATAGACTTCCTTTGCTTCGCTTCCTGCTAGGAAACGGGCCATGTCGAAATCATGGATCATCATATCATAAAAGATTCCTCCGGATGCTTTTACATATTCGATGGCAGGAGGTTCAGGATCCCTTGAGGTAATCCTTATGACCTGTACCTTGCCTATCTGCCCTTTTTCCACGATGTCATGGACTGCCCTGTGGTTATGGTCAAATCTTCTGCAGAACCCTATCTGAAGTTTTACTTTTGCCTTCTCTGCCTCTGCAATGGCTTGCTTGACCTTTTCCAGATCATAGGCTATTGGCTTTTCGCAGAAAATGTTCTTTTTTGCCTTTGCAGCGTCAATAATAAACTGTGCATGAGTATCGGTAGATGAACAGATCAGGACTGCATTTATTTCAGGATCATTGAATATGTCTTTAGGATCTTCGGAAATGTTTGGAATTCCGCATTGTTTGATGAAGCTGCGTGATGTATCAGTAATATATGGGTCTACAACAGTCTTTATGTGCATTGCTGGAATTGAAGATGTAATATTGTGTATATGCACTTTTCCAATTCTTCCCGCACCGATTACTCCGATATTTATTTTATTCATAAGTTCTTTTTCCTTAAATAATTATTTTTAAATATACTTACTTTGATGATTCTATGATACCTTAGGAAAACCCTGTTCACAATGCAAAAATGTAGAAATCTTCTTTATTATTTTTAGACAATGGCATGCTTTCTAGGATATTTTTACCTATTAGGGAACATTTATATAAGATGATTTTTGGCAATAACCTAAGCAAATGTTTCTTTATGACAAGGAAAAACCGAAAATGATCTTTGGTTTTTGACACTTGGCTAGTAATATGTCATAATATTGACGGTCAATTCATGACATACAGCAAGGAGACGGTAATGCCGAAGAAGATAGATCATGAAGAAAGAAAAGAAATGATCCTGGCAATGGCCCTGAAGGTTTTTGCAGAAGAGGGGTATAAAGATTCGAATCTTTCATTGATTGCGCAACGTTGTGGCATTTCACGTCCTACTATCTATCAGTATTTCAGGGACAAGAAAGAGATCTACTACTATGCAGTAAAGCTGGTAACCGGCCGTATGTTTGCAAAATATGTCGAACATGCCTGGGATAATACTGACAATGTATTGGATAAGATCAACTGGATCTGCGGAGATATCATCGACACTGGTCTTGTACATAGTGCGGAATTGATTTCCTTGGTTGATGTCATGCTTGATATGCGCAAGGAAGGGCAGGATTTCAATGCCATCATCCTTCGACGTACTGCAAAACTCAATATTCTGTTCAAGCGGCTTTTGAGGTATGGTATACAGAACGGAGATCTGAAACCTGATTGTGACATCAATATGGTTACTGACCATCTTGTCCTGCTCATTGAGTCTTTCTGTATTGAGCTTGCTTTTCTGGAGTTGCCGAATGCTGATAAGAACAAAGAACTGATTCATACGTATCTTGAATTCTTCAAGAACACTGACCGTCACGGGAAATAACATTTTCTTGTCGATTTCTGGTTTTTTGAGTATCTTTTGCACTGCTCAGGGGTGAGTACCAAAGGATAGAACTATGGATATGGAATCATTGACGATCAAGCTGAAGGAAGCAATCCAATCAGCTGGTTCGATTGCCCATGAGGCAGGTAATCCTGAGATTACCACCG from Spirochaetia bacterium harbors:
- a CDS encoding TIM barrel protein; this translates as MSLEKCACIDTLYTEIPFEKRFSAAAKDGFAAIEFWDWRNKNPQELKELAEAAGVAINGFNGDADYSLVDPTHFDKYLEYLRQSVDFACQCKASAVTIHSNALGEGGFVVNHYDDLSDTVKLCSMYRTLEKCAEIAESSGISMNLEALNVKVDHVGNFLKHTQMAAEIIRLIGSNKLHILYDVYHMQLNEGCLCDTISTYCDTIGHIHIADAPGRHEPGTGEINYGAIVSTLEANGYRGRLGFELFPKADTASAVRAIMKYC
- a CDS encoding IS110 family transposase; this encodes MANGMEEGTERLDVGVDLHKTQVTVCVLADGDEERPVEEKAYVTRGHDGLGQLAARLHGLQEAYGCPVRLAVETTGNARYFKNRFEKEGFAVTVVNTNRFKVISESTSKNDRNDARTLAYYLYKDMLPQSHLCDQQSEEARRLLKARSILVSTQVKVKNQVHGMMLGYGVDTRHSQLQSKRKRQGLLKDLEDHGFTQTAAASLKLLFGIIDDLAEQIKAVEKQLAETAGENEDVALLRTVPGIGAVTAMTIAAYAGDLQGRFGGDFRKFASYAGLVPSVHNSNDTVLLGRITKHGPQMLRTALVQATMGMLRLSKKTGSWRLMVAYRRMKETKGSGKSIIATTRKLARVIFAILNSRRPFDESLMVREVGGSLSAEEVIGA
- a CDS encoding TetR/AcrR family transcriptional regulator; translated protein: MPKKIDHEERKEMILAMALKVFAEEGYKDSNLSLIAQRCGISRPTIYQYFRDKKEIYYYAVKLVTGRMFAKYVEHAWDNTDNVLDKINWICGDIIDTGLVHSAELISLVDVMLDMRKEGQDFNAIILRRTAKLNILFKRLLRYGIQNGDLKPDCDINMVTDHLVLLIESFCIELAFLELPNADKNKELIHTYLEFFKNTDRHGK
- the iolG gene encoding inositol 2-dehydrogenase, with product MNKINIGVIGAGRIGKVHIHNITSSIPAMHIKTVVDPYITDTSRSFIKQCGIPNISEDPKDIFNDPEINAVLICSSTDTHAQFIIDAAKAKKNIFCEKPIAYDLEKVKQAIAEAEKAKVKLQIGFCRRFDHNHRAVHDIVEKGQIGKVQVIRITSRDPEPPAIEYVKASGGIFYDMMIHDFDMARFLAGSEAKEVYADGAVLIDSAIGEAGDVDTAAAMVRFENGVIAIIDNSRKAVYGYDQRVEVLGSEGMAYDTNDLPDTAVVSKGKATLCEHTYTVMWDRYAAAFVEEMKAFATALINGTEVPVPGEEGLYPILMATAANRSLKEHRPVKISEVEE